A genomic window from Prunus persica cultivar Lovell chromosome G2, Prunus_persica_NCBIv2, whole genome shotgun sequence includes:
- the LOC18786326 gene encoding uncharacterized protein LOC18786326 → MVILIPSPEISRVLCHPNPSLKRFKILTNNEKFGVKSKATVRVCSRVKDCTVKMTELDQNVRLYGQFSAPVKRGSKPSKEEEEKQNYYVNMGYAIRTVREEFPELFYREPSFDIYRDDITFKDPINTFMGIENYKSIFWALRFHGKMFFKALWVDVISVWQPMDNVIMVRWTVHGIPRGPWDSRGRFDGTSEYKLDKKGKIFEHRVDNIALNSPPKFQVLAVADIIQSLGCPSTPRPTYFETSSSKRTW, encoded by the exons ATGGTGATTCTCATTCCTTCACCAGAAATATCCAGAGTCCTTTGTCACCCTAACCCTAGCCTTAAAAGGTTTAAAATCTTGACGAACAATGAGAAATTTGGGGTTAAGTCTAAGGCGACGGTCAGGGTTTGCTCCAGGGTTAAAGATTGTACGGTGAAGATGACGGAATTGGATCAGAATGTGAGGTTGTATGGCCAGTTCTCAGCTCCAGTGAAGCGAGGTTCGAAGCCGagcaaagaagaggaagagaagcagAATTACTATGTGAATATGGGCTATGCGATTCGGACTGTGAGAGAGGAGTTTCCTGAGCTCTTTTACAGAGAGCCTAGCTTCGATATTTACAG GGACGATATCACATTTAAAGATCCAATCAATACGTTTATGGGCATTGAGAATTACAAGTCTATATTTTGGGCACTGCGTTTCCATGGAAAGATGTTTTTCAAGGCCTTGTGGGTTGATGTCATTAGTGTATGGCAGCCCATGGACAATGTAATAATGGTTCGCTGGACTGTCCATGGCATTCCACGAGGCCCTTGGGATAGTCGTGGTCGATTTGATGGAACCTCTGAATACAAACTTGACAAGAAAGGGAAGATCTTTGAGCATCGCGTTGATAACATTGCTCTCAATTCTCCTCCTAAGTTTCAAGTTCTGGCTGTAGCGGATATAATACAATCTCTTGGCTGCCCCTCAACCCCAAGGCCAACCTATTTTGAAACTTCATCCTCAAAGAGAACATGGTGA